The following coding sequences lie in one Mycteria americana isolate JAX WOST 10 ecotype Jacksonville Zoo and Gardens chromosome 15, USCA_MyAme_1.0, whole genome shotgun sequence genomic window:
- the DUSP14 gene encoding dual specificity protein phosphatase 14, whose translation MTSRSHNSLPRTLMAPRMLSEGALGGIAQITPSLYLSRGSVASNRHLLLSRGITCIINATIEIPNFNWPQFEYVKVPLADMPNAPISLYFDSVADKINSVARKHGATLVHCAAGVSRSATLCIAYLMKYHKVSLFEAYNWVKSRRPVIRPNVGFWRQLIDYERKLFGKTTVKMVQTPYGIIPDVYERERRPLMPYWGI comes from the coding sequence ATGACCTCCAGAAGCCACAACTCCTTACCGAGAACTCTGATGGCTCCACGAATGCTTTCCGAAGGTGCCCTCGGGGGCATCGCCCAAATCACCCCCTCGCTCTACCTGAGCCGGGGCAGCGTCGCCTCCAACCGGCACCTGCTCCTCTCCCGGGGAATCACCTGCATAATCAACGCGACCATCGAGATTCCCAATTTTAACTGGCCCCAGTTTGAATACGTGAAAGTGCCTTTGGCTGACATGCCCAACGCCCCCATCTCCCTGTACTTCGACAGCGTCGCCGACAAGATAAACAGCGTGGCGCGGAAGCACGGGGCCACCTTAGTCCATTGTGCCGCTGGCGTGAGCAGGTCGGCCACCCTCTGCATCGCCTACCTGATGAAGTACCACAAGGTGTCCCTCTTTGAGGCATACAACTGGGTCAAATCGCGACGCCCCGTTATACGCCCCAACGTGGGCTTCTGGAGGCAACTGATAGACTACGAGAGGAAGCTCTTTGGGAAGACGACGGTTAAAATGGTACagacaccatatggcatcatccCAGACGTttatgagagagagaggagaccCCTGATGCCTTACTGGGGAATTTAA